In Calothrix sp. PCC 7507, one DNA window encodes the following:
- a CDS encoding chlorophyll a/b-binding protein translates to MAGKGFSINERGQLNNFAIEPKVYVDKTPRVGFTKYAEKLNGRLAMIGFVSLIAVEVITGNGLIGWLTNL, encoded by the coding sequence ATGGCAGGTAAAGGCTTCAGCATCAACGAACGTGGTCAACTAAACAACTTTGCAATCGAACCAAAGGTTTATGTAGACAAGACACCAAGAGTCGGCTTTACCAAGTACGCAGAGAAACTCAACGGACGTTTAGCGATGATTGGCTTTGTCTCACTCATTGCCGTAGAAGTTATCACAGGAAACGGCTTGATTGGATGGCTAACAAACCTGTAA
- a CDS encoding NAD(P)/FAD-dependent oxidoreductase, whose product MTVSLENNAPHKVVIIGGGFGGLYAAKALKKANVDVTLIDKRNFHLFQPLLYQVATGTLSPSDISAPLRSVFSKSKNTKVLLGEVNNIDVKAQQVILGDELISYDTLIIATGANHYYFGKDHWKEFAPGLKTVEDAIEMRRRIFGAFEAAEKETDPEKRRAFLTFVIVGGGPTGVELAGAIAELAYKTLKEDFRSINTSDAKILLLQGGTRVLPHIAPELSQAAEESLQKLGVVIHTSTRVKNIEDDIVTFKQDNELIKILTKTILWAAGVQGSAMGKILAESTSVECDHTGRVIVEPNLTIEGHNNIFVIGDLANFSHQNGKVLPGVAPVAKQQGEYVGKLIKRRLQGLTLPDFHYNDVGSLAMIGQNLAVVDLGLIKLTGFIAWVFWLLVHIYFLIEFDTKLLIVFQWAWNYITRNRRSRLITGRADFLEAKTVN is encoded by the coding sequence ATGACAGTTTCACTAGAAAATAATGCACCACATAAAGTTGTAATCATTGGTGGTGGCTTTGGTGGACTTTATGCAGCAAAGGCTCTGAAGAAAGCGAATGTAGATGTTACTCTCATTGATAAACGTAACTTTCACCTATTTCAGCCGCTTTTATATCAAGTTGCGACAGGTACGCTATCACCTTCTGATATTTCTGCCCCATTGCGATCTGTATTTAGCAAAAGTAAGAATACAAAGGTGTTATTGGGAGAAGTAAATAATATTGATGTAAAAGCGCAACAAGTTATTTTGGGCGATGAATTAATATCATATGATACATTAATTATCGCTACAGGTGCGAACCATTACTATTTTGGGAAGGATCACTGGAAAGAGTTTGCTCCTGGCTTAAAAACTGTGGAAGATGCGATAGAAATGCGTCGCCGGATATTTGGCGCTTTTGAAGCAGCAGAAAAAGAAACTGATCCCGAAAAACGCCGTGCTTTTTTGACTTTTGTGATTGTAGGGGGTGGACCGACTGGTGTAGAGTTAGCAGGTGCGATCGCTGAGTTGGCATACAAAACTCTCAAAGAAGATTTCCGCAGCATCAACACCTCAGATGCAAAAATTTTACTATTACAAGGTGGCACTCGCGTCCTCCCACACATTGCCCCAGAGTTATCGCAAGCAGCAGAGGAATCTTTGCAAAAGTTAGGCGTTGTGATCCACACTAGCACTAGGGTGAAAAATATTGAAGATGATATCGTTACTTTCAAGCAAGATAATGAACTGATAAAAATTCTTACAAAAACCATATTGTGGGCAGCAGGTGTTCAGGGTTCGGCAATGGGAAAAATTCTTGCAGAAAGTACAAGTGTAGAGTGCGATCACACTGGACGCGTAATTGTAGAACCTAACTTAACTATCGAGGGTCATAACAACATTTTTGTAATTGGAGATTTAGCCAACTTTTCCCATCAAAATGGAAAAGTATTACCTGGTGTTGCACCTGTAGCTAAACAACAAGGAGAGTATGTCGGTAAACTAATTAAACGACGGCTTCAAGGTCTTACTTTACCAGATTTTCATTACAACGATGTGGGTAGTTTAGCGATGATTGGGCAAAATTTAGCTGTTGTAGATTTAGGCTTAATCAAACTCACAGGTTTCATTGCTTGGGTATTTTGGCTATTAGTTCACATCTACTTCTTAATCGAATTTGATACTAAATTACTAATAGTATTTCAGTGGGCGTGGAATTATATCACTCGTAATCGTCGCTCTAGATTGATTACAGGTAGAGCAGATTTTTTAGAAGCAAAAACTGTTAATTAA
- a CDS encoding pentapeptide repeat-containing protein, translating to MFWRQGLALLLGMIIVWCMALPALADWTHPLSFSNAELKRHDFSGETLQGAEFSNANLEQANFAGADLRGAVLSASVMTQTNLHGADLTDALVDQVNLTKADLSDAVLKEALLLRAIFTDVNINSADFTDAVLDRAQIKELCGKASGVNSKTGVQTRDSLGCQ from the coding sequence ATGTTTTGGCGGCAAGGGTTGGCTTTACTTCTAGGAATGATTATTGTATGGTGCATGGCTTTACCTGCACTGGCAGATTGGACACATCCGCTGTCATTTAGCAATGCAGAGTTGAAAAGACATGATTTTTCTGGAGAAACTTTGCAAGGGGCGGAGTTTTCCAATGCAAATCTAGAACAGGCTAACTTTGCAGGTGCTGACTTGCGGGGAGCAGTGTTAAGTGCTTCGGTGATGACACAAACGAATTTGCATGGAGCGGATTTAACGGATGCACTAGTTGATCAGGTAAACTTAACGAAAGCGGATTTGAGTGATGCCGTCCTCAAAGAAGCCCTTTTGCTACGGGCAATATTTACTGACGTGAATATCAATAGTGCAGATTTTACTGATGCAGTTTTGGATAGGGCGCAAATCAAAGAATTGTGTGGCAAAGCTAGCGGTGTCAACTCGAAAACTGGTGTGCAAACGCGAGATTCTCTAGGATGTCAATAA
- a CDS encoding 5-(carboxyamino)imidazole ribonucleotide synthase, translated as MKRVGIIGGGQLAWMMGDAAKKIGVELVVQTPSRNDPAVTIAQDTVFAAVDDAIATEILAKKCDVITFENEFVNLDALSLLAQQGVCFRPSLKSLAPLLDKYHQRCYLRDLGLPVPDFFAVDEHLNSVQSQIKALSFPVVLKSRRHGYDGQGTFIIPDWATLQQQLDTSIKDKTASQPLFLIEEFVPFTRELAVIASRAVDGEIVTYPVVETQQEQQVCRRVIAPAEIAPHQAAEIKAIAHTLLNSLQVVGVFGIELFLTADGKVLVNEIAPRTHNSGHFSLDGCETSQFEQHLRAVCGLPLGNTTLNAGSAVMVNLLGYENSQSDYKNQRQAIAEIPQSHLHWYGKTESRPGRKLGHVTVLLEHQHRDQAIAIAHKIESIWYPSSLSGLK; from the coding sequence ATAAAGCGTGTTGGGATAATTGGTGGTGGACAACTGGCTTGGATGATGGGAGATGCAGCCAAGAAGATAGGTGTAGAATTGGTGGTGCAGACTCCTAGTAGAAACGATCCAGCCGTAACTATTGCCCAAGATACCGTTTTTGCTGCAGTTGATGATGCGATCGCTACAGAAATTTTAGCTAAAAAATGTGATGTCATCACCTTTGAAAACGAGTTTGTCAACTTAGATGCTTTGTCACTGCTAGCCCAGCAAGGGGTTTGTTTCCGTCCCAGTTTAAAATCTCTGGCTCCGCTTTTAGATAAATATCACCAGCGTTGTTATTTAAGAGATTTAGGATTACCCGTTCCTGATTTTTTCGCAGTGGATGAGCATTTAAATAGTGTCCAATCCCAAATAAAAGCCCTAAGCTTTCCGGTAGTCCTCAAATCCCGCCGCCACGGTTATGATGGTCAGGGTACTTTTATCATTCCAGATTGGGCAACTTTACAGCAGCAGCTAGATACCAGCATCAAAGATAAAACTGCTAGTCAGCCTCTTTTTTTGATAGAAGAATTTGTCCCATTTACAAGGGAGTTAGCAGTAATTGCATCTCGTGCTGTCGATGGAGAGATAGTTACTTACCCAGTGGTGGAAACCCAACAAGAACAACAAGTTTGTCGCCGAGTAATTGCACCAGCCGAGATTGCGCCCCATCAAGCAGCAGAAATCAAAGCGATCGCTCATACTCTATTAAATAGCTTACAAGTTGTGGGTGTCTTTGGCATCGAGCTATTTCTCACCGCTGATGGCAAAGTATTAGTCAATGAAATTGCACCCCGTACCCACAATTCTGGCCATTTCTCCCTCGATGGCTGCGAAACCTCCCAGTTTGAGCAGCATCTGAGAGCAGTTTGTGGTTTACCTTTGGGTAATACCACTTTAAATGCAGGTAGTGCTGTAATGGTCAACCTCCTAGGGTATGAAAATTCTCAAAGTGACTACAAAAACCAACGTCAAGCAATAGCAGAAATTCCCCAGTCGCACCTCCACTGGTATGGAAAAACAGAATCACGTCCAGGACGAAAGCTAGGACACGTCACCGTTTTATTGGAGCATCAGCATCGCGATCAAGCGATCGCGATTGCCCACAAGATAGAATCTATCTGGTATCCTAGTAGTCTGTCAGGGTTGAAATGA
- a CDS encoding tetratricopeptide repeat protein translates to MSEEFYNRGLEKAKQKDYAGAIEEFSQALQLTPYFPEAYLQRGLAYYDSGAIHQAVSDYTEVLRLNPEFVEAYYSRALARVALKNLPGALEDVDRTIRLNPNYAAAYNLRGIVRRKQGHIHDAIANFKKAAELYLVQKDKENCRLCLESIKELQPPEKPAVQQASSPSVTIRSTNEYFTQLLDKAEKGDTQEAIADLNWVLQADPKDAQAYCCRGVVRCKMGSYREAIADFNQALHLNFQDAIVYRNRGKARSFLGDHQGAIADFNQALQIQPQDALVYVARGNAHRAGGNYLSAIQDYTKALQINAHDAQAYYNRGITYTLLEEMQQAVEDYQRAGSIFCEQEDWENYQQVLNSLEKIQKSIPESRNQKYNLLRQKLLRLVGGQWEIAQRLIQQKKDYYPGMLEEWYLQKVIEELERGR, encoded by the coding sequence ATGAGTGAAGAATTCTACAATCGGGGATTAGAAAAAGCTAAACAAAAAGACTACGCTGGAGCTATTGAGGAATTTAGCCAGGCTTTGCAGCTGACACCTTATTTTCCTGAAGCTTACTTGCAAAGGGGTTTGGCATATTATGATTCGGGCGCAATTCACCAAGCTGTTTCAGATTATACTGAAGTTCTGAGGTTAAATCCTGAGTTTGTAGAAGCCTATTATTCTCGCGCTTTGGCTAGGGTAGCATTGAAAAATCTACCGGGGGCGCTGGAGGATGTCGATCGCACGATTCGTCTGAATCCCAATTATGCTGCAGCCTATAATCTGCGGGGGATAGTGCGACGCAAACAAGGGCATATTCACGATGCGATCGCTAACTTTAAAAAAGCTGCAGAATTATACTTGGTGCAAAAGGATAAAGAAAATTGTCGCCTTTGTCTGGAAAGTATCAAGGAGCTACAACCCCCAGAAAAGCCCGCTGTTCAACAAGCTAGTTCCCCAAGTGTAACTATCAGATCCACAAACGAATATTTCACCCAACTATTAGATAAGGCAGAAAAGGGAGATACGCAAGAGGCGATCGCCGATTTAAACTGGGTATTGCAAGCTGATCCTAAAGATGCTCAAGCTTATTGCTGTCGGGGGGTGGTGCGGTGCAAAATGGGGAGTTATCGAGAAGCGATCGCCGATTTTAATCAAGCACTACATCTGAATTTTCAAGATGCGATCGTTTACCGCAACCGGGGAAAAGCCCGTTCTTTTTTGGGAGATCATCAAGGAGCGATCGCCGATTTTAATCAAGCACTGCAAATTCAACCCCAGGATGCCTTAGTCTATGTTGCTAGGGGTAATGCTCACCGTGCAGGCGGTAATTATCTCAGTGCAATTCAAGATTACACCAAAGCTCTACAAATTAACGCCCATGATGCCCAAGCTTACTACAATCGAGGCATTACCTATACTCTGTTAGAAGAAATGCAACAGGCTGTGGAAGATTATCAACGGGCTGGGAGTATTTTTTGTGAGCAAGAAGACTGGGAGAATTACCAACAAGTCTTAAATAGCCTGGAAAAAATCCAGAAATCTATCCCAGAGTCGAGAAATCAGAAGTATAACTTGTTACGTCAGAAACTATTACGCCTAGTTGGGGGACAGTGGGAAATAGCCCAACGACTGATTCAGCAGAAAAAGGATTATTACCCGGGGATGCTAGAAGAGTGGTATTTGCAAAAAGTGATTGAAGAGTTAGAGCGCGGGAGATAA
- a CDS encoding B12-binding domain-containing radical SAM protein, with protein sequence MNVLLLYPRFPKSFWSFEKTLALLDRKAMLPPLGLVTVAAILPQEWNFKLVDRNVRQVTEAEWAWADLVILSAMIVQKEDLLSQISEAKRRGKRVAVGGPYPTALPNEVTDVGTDYLILDEGEVTLPLFVEAIARGESTGIFRSGGEKPDVSHTPIPRFDLLEFDAYAEMSVQFSRGCPFQCEFCDIIVLYGRKPRTKTPAQLLAELDYLYELGWRRSIFMVDDNFIGNKRNVKLFLKELQPWMVSHQYPFSFATEASVDLAQDQELMDLMVACNFGAVFLGIETPDEASLTLTQKFQNTRDSLSEAVLTITRSGLRVMAGFIIGFDGEKPGAGARIVKFVEQTAIPTALFSMLQALPDTALWHRLIKEGRLRGKSANINQTTLMNFVPTRPLEDIAREYVEAFWELYEPSRFLDRAYRHYRILGEATYPKKGKGAKKPLNWKVIRALLTICWRQGVLRQTRWQFWRNLWNMYRYNPGGVSSYLAVCAQIEHFVEYRQIVRDEIEAQVAEYLAAEAKVKSEAMPTAGCANAA encoded by the coding sequence ATGAACGTTTTACTTTTATATCCGCGCTTTCCTAAAAGTTTTTGGTCGTTTGAAAAAACTCTAGCTTTGTTAGACCGTAAGGCAATGCTACCACCCTTGGGTTTAGTGACAGTAGCGGCGATTTTGCCCCAAGAGTGGAATTTCAAATTAGTAGATCGAAATGTGCGTCAAGTCACGGAAGCAGAATGGGCTTGGGCCGATTTGGTGATTCTATCGGCGATGATTGTGCAAAAAGAGGATTTGCTCTCTCAAATTAGTGAAGCCAAGCGTCGGGGTAAGCGTGTCGCCGTGGGTGGCCCTTATCCTACAGCCTTACCAAACGAAGTGACGGACGTTGGTACAGATTACTTAATTTTAGATGAAGGGGAAGTCACCTTACCATTATTTGTAGAAGCGATCGCCCGCGGCGAATCTACAGGTATCTTTCGTTCTGGTGGTGAAAAACCGGATGTCAGCCACACACCCATTCCCCGCTTTGACCTGCTAGAATTTGATGCCTATGCAGAGATGTCGGTGCAATTTTCCCGTGGTTGTCCCTTCCAGTGCGAGTTTTGTGACATTATTGTCCTCTACGGACGCAAACCCCGCACTAAAACCCCAGCGCAACTGTTAGCAGAACTCGATTATCTTTATGAATTGGGTTGGCGGCGCAGCATTTTTATGGTAGACGACAACTTCATCGGCAATAAGCGCAACGTCAAATTGTTTTTGAAGGAACTACAGCCTTGGATGGTGTCCCATCAATATCCCTTTTCCTTCGCTACAGAGGCTTCTGTTGATTTAGCCCAAGATCAAGAACTGATGGATTTGATGGTGGCGTGTAACTTTGGGGCTGTTTTTCTGGGAATTGAAACCCCCGACGAAGCCAGCCTCACCTTGACTCAGAAATTCCAGAATACTAGAGATTCCCTCAGTGAGGCGGTGCTGACAATTACGCGCTCAGGGTTGCGAGTCATGGCAGGCTTTATTATTGGTTTTGATGGCGAAAAGCCAGGGGCTGGCGCTAGAATTGTCAAGTTTGTTGAGCAAACTGCTATTCCTACAGCTTTATTTAGTATGCTGCAAGCGCTACCTGATACAGCTCTTTGGCATCGCTTGATTAAGGAAGGAAGACTGCGGGGTAAATCTGCCAACATCAACCAAACTACGTTGATGAACTTTGTTCCTACTCGGCCATTGGAAGATATCGCCCGTGAATATGTAGAGGCTTTCTGGGAACTATACGAACCTTCCCGGTTTTTGGATCGTGCCTACCGTCACTACCGGATTTTAGGCGAAGCAACTTACCCCAAAAAAGGCAAAGGTGCGAAGAAACCCTTAAATTGGAAAGTAATCCGGGCGTTGTTAACTATCTGCTGGCGCCAGGGTGTGCTACGTCAGACACGTTGGCAATTCTGGCGCAACCTGTGGAATATGTATCGGTATAATCCCGGTGGAGTAAGTAGCTATTTAGCTGTTTGTGCCCAAATTGAGCATTTTGTGGAGTATCGCCAAATTGTGCGGGATGAAATTGAAGCTCAAGTCGCTGAATATCTTGCTGCAGAAGCTAAGGTAAAATCTGAGGCGATGCCTACGGCGGGCTGCGCCAACGCTGCATAG
- a CDS encoding prolyl oligopeptidase family serine peptidase, with product MVTAQSPTVNPGENLVIEEIPQISSSLTETVERYTQFRSAGLASWHPIRREMLISTRFADTPQVHLVKFPLGSRKQLTFFPERVGGGSFQPTQGEYFVFSKDIGGNEFNQNYRYDLATGDITLLTDGKSKNSRGVWSQRGDRMIYTSTRRTGKDNDFYIIDPKNPQSDRLLAKVEGGGWGGLDWSQDDRQLLIQQYISANESYLWLMDTQLGEKQLLTPKKDKEKVAYDGGVFSKDGKGLYVITDRDFEFLRLAYIDLATSQYKYLTTNIPWDVEDFDLSHDGKYIAFVTNEDGASVLHLLETATGKEKTLPKLPVGQIFSINWHRNNQDLGFTLVSAKTTADVYSLNITNNKIDRWTESETGGLNTGNFTEAKPVRWQSFDKKTISGFLYLPPAKFTGKRPVIIDIHGGPEGQFRPSFLGRINYYLNELGIAILFPNVRGSTGYGKTFLTLDNGYLREDSVKDIGTLLDWIATQPDLDKDRILVTGGSYGGYMSLAVATKYSDKIRASIDIVGISNFVTFLEKTESYRRDLRRVEYGDERDPKMREFLLKISPLNNATSIKKPLFVIHGQNDPRVPVNEAEQIVATVKKNQVPVWYLMAKDEGHGFSKKKNVDYQFYATVMFVKEFLLK from the coding sequence ATGGTCACTGCCCAAAGCCCTACGGTCAACCCAGGAGAAAATCTCGTAATTGAAGAGATTCCACAGATTTCCTCATCGCTGACAGAAACGGTAGAACGATATACCCAATTTCGATCGGCTGGTCTTGCTAGTTGGCATCCTATCCGCCGCGAAATGCTGATTTCAACGCGCTTTGCGGATACACCTCAAGTACACTTGGTGAAGTTTCCCTTGGGGAGTCGTAAACAGTTAACGTTCTTCCCAGAACGGGTTGGGGGAGGCAGTTTTCAACCGACGCAAGGCGAGTATTTTGTTTTCAGTAAGGATATTGGCGGTAATGAATTTAACCAGAATTACCGTTATGATTTGGCGACGGGAGATATCACATTACTGACTGATGGTAAGTCGAAAAACAGTCGGGGTGTGTGGTCGCAACGGGGAGATAGAATGATTTACACCTCCACCAGGCGTACAGGCAAAGATAATGATTTTTACATTATCGACCCGAAAAATCCTCAAAGCGATCGCCTATTAGCAAAAGTTGAAGGCGGCGGTTGGGGTGGTTTAGATTGGTCACAAGATGACCGCCAACTATTGATACAGCAATACATCTCTGCAAATGAAAGCTATCTCTGGCTGATGGATACTCAGTTGGGGGAGAAGCAACTCCTCACACCCAAGAAAGACAAAGAAAAAGTCGCCTATGATGGGGGCGTATTTAGTAAAGATGGTAAAGGTCTGTATGTAATTACTGACCGAGACTTCGAGTTTTTGCGGTTGGCATATATTGATCTAGCAACATCACAATATAAATACCTCACCACCAACATACCTTGGGATGTTGAAGACTTCGACCTCTCCCATGATGGTAAATATATCGCCTTTGTCACGAATGAAGACGGGGCAAGTGTCCTGCATTTGTTAGAAACCGCCACAGGAAAGGAAAAAACTTTACCAAAGTTACCTGTAGGACAAATATTCAGCATTAATTGGCATCGGAATAACCAAGACTTGGGTTTTACCTTAGTTTCAGCGAAAACGACTGCTGACGTTTACTCCTTAAATATTACCAACAACAAAATTGATCGCTGGACAGAAAGCGAAACAGGCGGTTTAAATACAGGGAATTTTACCGAAGCGAAACCAGTACGTTGGCAAAGTTTTGACAAGAAAACTATTTCCGGCTTCCTGTACCTTCCTCCAGCTAAATTCACAGGTAAGCGTCCAGTAATCATTGATATCCACGGTGGTCCTGAAGGTCAGTTTCGTCCTAGTTTCTTAGGTCGAATTAACTACTACCTGAATGAATTGGGGATTGCTATACTGTTTCCCAACGTCAGAGGTTCGACTGGTTACGGCAAAACCTTCTTGACGTTGGATAATGGCTATCTCCGGGAAGATTCAGTTAAGGATATAGGCACACTCCTAGATTGGATTGCTACTCAACCAGACTTAGATAAAGACCGAATTTTAGTTACAGGGGGTAGCTATGGCGGCTATATGTCCCTAGCTGTAGCAACTAAATATAGCGACAAAATCCGTGCTTCCATTGATATTGTGGGCATTTCTAACTTCGTTACCTTTCTCGAAAAAACCGAAAGTTATCGGCGAGATTTGCGAAGAGTGGAATACGGAGACGAACGTGACCCTAAAATGCGAGAATTTTTGCTGAAGATTTCACCCTTAAATAATGCCACTAGTATCAAGAAACCGCTATTTGTGATTCACGGACAGAATGATCCCCGCGTTCCTGTCAATGAAGCAGAACAGATTGTCGCAACGGTGAAAAAGAATCAAGTACCAGTTTGGTATTTGATGGCGAAAGATGAAGGACACGGATTTAGTAAAAAGAAAAATGTTGACTATCAATTTTATGCGACAGTGATGTTTGTCAAAGAATTTTTGTTGAAGTAG
- a CDS encoding low specificity L-threonine aldolase encodes MKAEIIRSHSEQFASDNSSGICPEAWEYMLRANQGSAPAYGNDEWTQKAADYFRELFEIDCEVFFAFNGTAANSLSLAALCQSYHSVICHETSHIETDECGAPEFASNGSKLLLAKGENGKLTPQSIEAIVTRRADIHYPKPKVISITQATELGTLYTPEELWEIKAVAQKYNLKIHMDGARFANAVAALNKSPAEISWKSGVDVLCFCGTKNGMALGEAILFFNRALAEDFDYRCKQAGQLASKMRFISAPWLGLLETGAWLKNARHANQCAEYLENKLLNITGVEMMFPREANAVFAKLPEHVIHSLKAKNWQFYTFIGVGGVRFMCSWNTTQSRIDELIGDIQAAIA; translated from the coding sequence ATGAAAGCAGAGATTATACGTAGTCACTCAGAACAGTTTGCTAGTGATAATTCTTCGGGAATTTGTCCTGAAGCATGGGAATATATGTTGAGAGCAAATCAAGGTAGCGCTCCAGCTTATGGAAATGATGAATGGACTCAAAAAGCTGCAGATTATTTTCGAGAGCTTTTTGAAATTGATTGCGAAGTATTTTTTGCCTTTAACGGCACTGCTGCAAATTCTTTGTCTTTAGCTGCGCTTTGTCAGTCATATCATAGCGTTATTTGTCATGAGACATCGCACATAGAAACAGATGAATGTGGCGCTCCGGAATTTGCTTCTAATGGCTCTAAACTTCTTCTGGCAAAAGGAGAAAACGGTAAATTAACACCACAAAGTATAGAAGCAATTGTCACGAGACGCGCTGATATTCATTATCCGAAACCTAAAGTTATTAGTATTACTCAAGCAACCGAATTAGGAACTTTATATACTCCTGAAGAACTCTGGGAAATTAAAGCAGTTGCTCAAAAATATAACTTAAAGATTCACATGGATGGCGCTCGTTTTGCTAATGCAGTTGCAGCTTTAAATAAAAGTCCTGCAGAAATTAGCTGGAAGAGTGGTGTAGATGTTTTATGTTTTTGTGGCACAAAAAATGGTATGGCTTTAGGTGAAGCTATTTTGTTCTTTAACAGAGCTTTAGCAGAAGATTTTGATTATCGATGTAAGCAAGCAGGTCAATTAGCATCAAAAATGCGCTTTATCTCTGCTCCTTGGTTGGGTTTATTAGAAACTGGTGCGTGGTTAAAAAATGCCCGACATGCAAATCAATGTGCGGAATATTTAGAAAATAAATTATTAAATATAACAGGCGTGGAAATGATGTTTCCCAGAGAAGCCAATGCTGTTTTTGCTAAACTACCTGAACACGTTATTCACAGCTTAAAAGCTAAGAACTGGCAGTTTTATACTTTTATTGGTGTTGGCGGAGTGCGTTTTATGTGTTCTTGGAATACAACTCAATCCAGAATAGACGAATTAATCGGCGATATTCAAGCAGCGATCGCTTAA
- a CDS encoding MoaD/ThiS family protein: MSVKVLVPTALQNFTNNEATLESSGSNISELLDSLEKSFPGIKSRLCDEQGKPRRFLNLYVNSEDIRFLEGTETVLKDGDEVSIVPAVAGG; the protein is encoded by the coding sequence ATGTCTGTAAAAGTTTTAGTTCCCACCGCTCTGCAAAATTTCACTAATAATGAAGCTACTCTAGAATCCAGTGGTAGCAACATCTCAGAGCTTTTAGACTCCTTGGAAAAAAGCTTCCCAGGTATCAAGTCGCGCCTGTGCGATGAACAAGGAAAGCCACGGCGCTTTTTGAATTTGTACGTCAATAGCGAAGATATCCGCTTCTTGGAAGGGACAGAGACAGTTCTCAAAGATGGCGATGAAGTCAGCATTGTCCCCGCTGTTGCAGGTGGTTGA
- the thrC gene encoding threonine synthase, giving the protein MTQAAIKDTLVSNATLKALKCKECGAEYELKATHVCELCFGPLEVKYDYNALRLTVTRETIQAGPNSIWRYRPFLPVLTDNVIDVGTGMTPLVRSHRLARRLGLNKLFIKNDAVNMPTLSFKDRVVSVALSRARELGFTTVSCASTGNLANSTAAIAAHAGLDCCVFIPADLEAGKVMGSLIYSPTLMAVKGNYDQVNRLCCEVANTQGWGFVNINLRPYYSEGSKTLGFEVAEQLGWELPDHIVAPLASGSLFTKIYKGFNEFVEVGLVEGKNVRFSGAQAEGCSPIAQAFKEDRDFIKPVKPNTIAKSIAIGNPADGIYAVEIAKKTGGNIESVNDAEIIEGIKLLAETEGIFTETAGGTTVAVLKKLVEAGKIDPDETTVVYITGNGLKTQEALQGYVGEPLTIEAKLDSFERALERSRTLDRLEWQQVLV; this is encoded by the coding sequence ATGACTCAGGCAGCAATCAAAGACACCTTAGTAAGTAACGCCACATTGAAAGCCTTGAAGTGTAAAGAGTGTGGTGCAGAATATGAGCTTAAAGCCACCCATGTTTGTGAGTTATGCTTTGGGCCTTTAGAAGTCAAATACGACTACAATGCTTTACGTTTAACTGTCACCCGTGAAACAATCCAAGCTGGCCCTAACTCAATTTGGCGCTACCGTCCCTTTTTACCTGTTTTAACTGACAATGTTATAGATGTGGGAACGGGTATGACTCCCCTGGTTCGTTCCCACCGCCTTGCACGTCGCCTGGGTTTAAATAAACTTTTTATTAAAAATGATGCTGTGAATATGCCCACCCTTAGCTTTAAGGATCGGGTGGTGTCAGTGGCGCTGTCACGAGCTAGGGAATTGGGTTTCACAACTGTTTCCTGCGCTAGCACTGGTAACTTGGCAAATTCCACTGCTGCGATCGCCGCCCACGCTGGTTTAGACTGTTGTGTATTCATCCCTGCAGATTTAGAAGCTGGCAAAGTCATGGGTAGCCTCATCTATAGCCCAACTTTGATGGCTGTAAAAGGCAATTACGATCAAGTAAATCGTCTCTGTTGTGAAGTCGCAAACACACAAGGCTGGGGATTTGTCAATATCAACCTCCGTCCTTACTATTCTGAAGGTTCTAAGACACTAGGCTTTGAAGTGGCGGAACAACTGGGTTGGGAACTACCAGACCATATTGTTGCACCTCTAGCTTCTGGTTCATTATTCACAAAAATTTATAAAGGCTTCAACGAATTTGTCGAAGTCGGCTTAGTGGAAGGTAAGAATGTTCGTTTTAGTGGCGCGCAGGCTGAAGGATGTTCCCCCATTGCTCAAGCCTTCAAAGAAGACCGCGACTTTATTAAACCAGTAAAACCCAATACGATCGCCAAATCAATAGCCATTGGCAATCCAGCAGACGGTATTTATGCTGTAGAGATAGCCAAGAAAACTGGCGGTAATATTGAATCAGTCAACGATGCAGAAATTATTGAAGGCATCAAACTACTAGCAGAAACCGAAGGTATCTTCACAGAAACAGCAGGTGGTACAACCGTTGCTGTGCTGAAAAAATTGGTAGAAGCTGGCAAAATAGATCCAGACGAGACTACCGTGGTTTACATCACTGGCAACGGTTTGAAAACCCAAGAGGCACTACAAGGCTACGTTGGCGAACCTTTGACGATTGAGGCTAAACTCGACAGTTTTGAACGGGCGCTAGAAAGATCCCGGACACTTGACCGTCTAGAATGGCAACAAGTCCTTGTCTAA